A region from the Etheostoma cragini isolate CJK2018 unplaced genomic scaffold, CSU_Ecrag_1.0 ScbMSFa_1714, whole genome shotgun sequence genome encodes:
- the LOC117940109 gene encoding inactive phospholipid phosphatase 7-like encodes MPGSQARSRARDRNNVLNRPEFMSLNQPPRWEHGAGEGRGGPRRASRQQSQQEDAGGRGSRESSEGGPAAEGGLKDQDCMQLNPSFRGIALSSLLAIDISLSKRLGVCAGTRGGGAGAPLRSMVALLALTGHALPWLCGTLVCLWSSNTLAGQEVLVNLLLALILDLMTVAGVQKLVKRRGPWDFPPGFLDYIAMDVYSFPAAHASRAAMVSKFLLHHLVLAVPLRVLLYLWALLAGVSRVLLGKHHISDVGCGFALGFLHFSLVESVWLDSATCQTLISIGTLRWAPLV; translated from the exons ATGCCCGGCAGCCAGGCCCGGTCCCGGGCCAGAGACCGGAACAATGTCCTGAACCGGCCCGAGTTTATGTCCCTGAACCAGCCCCCCCGCTGGGAGCATGGGGCAGGTGAAGGGCGGGGGGGTCCGAGGAGAGCCAGCAGACAGCAGAGTCAGCAGGAAGACGCTGGAGGGAG GGGGTCCAGGGAGTCCTCCGAGGGGGGCCCGGCAGCCGAGGGGGGTCTGAAGGACCAGGACTGCATGCAGCTGAACCCGTCGTTCCGCGGCATCGCCCTCAGCTCGCTGCTCGCCATCGACATCAGCCTGTCCAAGCGGCTGGGCGTGTGCGCGGGGACGCggggcgggggggcgggggcCCCGCTGCGCTCCATGGTCGCCCTGCTGGCCCTCACCGGACACGCCCTGCCCTGGCTCTGTGGGACGCTCGTCTGTCTCTGGAGCAGCAACACGCTGGCGGGACAGGAAGTCCTCGTCAACCTGCTGCTGG CCCTGATCCTGGACCTGATGACGGTCGCGGGGGTGCAGAAGCTGGTCAAACGCCGAGGACCATGGGACTTCCCTCCAGGGTTTCTGGACTACATCGCCATGGACGTGTATTCCTTCCCAGCAGCCCACGCCAGCCGGGCCGCCATGGTGTCCAAGTTCCTGCTGCACCACCTGGTGCTGGCG GTGCCCCTCAGGGTTCTGCTCTACCTGTGGGCCCTCCTGGCCGGCGTGTCCCGGGTGCTTCTGGGTAAACACCACATCTCCGACGTGGGCTGTGGATTCGCTCTCGGCTTCCTGCACTTCAGCCTGGTGGAGTCCGTTTGGCTGGACTCGGCCACCTGCCAGACCCTCATCTCCATCGGCACGCTGCGCTGGGCGCCCCTGGTCTGA
- the LOC117940107 gene encoding zinc finger and SCAN domain-containing protein 2-like: MCPVGGLRELVSERLAAAAEEIFRLVETAVVEHEEEISRQRRLLEAVWTPEVRLHRIELPQQHVCKEEEVLSDQQLWTQERNSSLDQEDPEPPQIKEDQEDQEDPEPPQIKEDQEDQEDPEPPQIKEDQEDLCTSPEGEQLGLKQETETFYHSNLNNSNTSEIHRNTQTELPQQHVCKEEEVLSDQQLWIQERNSSLDQEDPEPPQIKEDQEDLCTSQEGEQLVLKQETETFMLTPTSEKRDHSEGQTLNFSPDGDPLRAAEKESVVHMPVLTSVVSAANRDHQLLSHNSHEAESPDQKGGQHGDSGPARNAEPEPKKRLRKTRSLSNNVDKTNTSETHPDTQTGKQSFICPTCGKDFTCNSSLQSHLRVHTGEKPYSCKTCGKEFRGSSNLLVHMRTHTGEKPYSCSTCGKEFGRKDKLLTHMRSHTEGFHRRPVLGGNPGEDAPCKLSASPGCSLHSLRDFELFLSSENFWHPLPGS, encoded by the exons ATGTGTCCCGTGGGGGGGCTGAGAGAGCTCGTCTCCGAGCGACTAGCTGCTGCAGCTGAAGAAATCTTCCGACTGGTTGAAACAGCTGTGGTCGAGCACGAGGAAGAGATCTCTCGGCAGCGCCGCCTGCTGGAGGCCGTCTGGACACCGGAAGTCAGGCTGCACcggatag AGCTCCCACAGCAACATGTCtgtaaggaggaggaggttcTCTCAGACCAGCAGCTCTGGACTCAGGAGAGGAACTCCAGTCTGGACCAAGAGGACCCAGAGCCTCCACAGATTAAAGAGGACCAGGAGGACCAAGAGGACCCAGAGCCTCCACAGATTAAAGAGGACCAGGAGGACCAAGAGGACCCAGAGCCTCCACAGATTAAAGAGGACCAGGAGGACCTGTGCACCAGTccggagggagagcagcttggACTGAAGCAGGAGACTGAGACCTTCTATCACAGTAACTTAAACAACAGCAACACGTCAGAGATTCACCGTAATACTCAAACTG AGCTCCCACAGCAACATGTCtgtaaggaggaggaggttcTCTCAGACCAGCAGCTCTGGATTCAGGAGAGGAACTCCAGTCTGGACCAAGAGGACCCAGAGCCTCCACAGATTAAAGAG GACCAGGAGGACCTGTGCaccagtcaggagggagagcagcttgtCCTGAAGCAGGAGACTGAGACCTTCATGTTGACTCCTACTTCTGAGAAAAGGGACCACAGTGAAGGTCAGACTCTGAACTTCAGTCCTGATGGTGACCCTCTAAGGGCAGCAGAGAAAGAGTCTGTAGTCCACATGCCGGTTCTAACCTCTGTGGTGTCAGCAGCAAACAGGGACCACCAGCTCCTCTCTCACAACTCTCATGAAGCTGAGAGCCCAGACCAGAAAGGAGGCCAGCATGGAGACTCAGGACCAGCTAGAAATGCAGAGCCAGAACCAAAGAAGAGACTACGCAAGACCAGAAGTCTCAGCAACAACGTAGACAAGACTAACACCTCAGAGACTCACCCTGATACCCAGACAGGTAAACAGTCCTTCATATGTCCCACATGTGGGAAAGACTTTACGTGTAATTCAAGTTTGCAGAGCCACCTGAGAGTCCACACAGGTGAGAAGCCGTATTCCTGCAAAACATGTGGAAAAGAGTTTAGGGGTAGTAGTAACTTGTTGGTCCACATGAGAACTCACACAG GTGAGAAGCCGTATTCCTGCAGCACATGTGGAAAAGAGTTTGGGCGTAAAGATAAGTTGTTGACTCACATGAGAAGTCACACCG AGGGTTTTCACCGACGTCCCGTTCTGGGCGGTAACCCGGGTGAAGATGCTCCGTGTAAACTGAGCGCA AGCCCAGGCTGCTCCCTCCACTCCCTGAGGGACTTTGagcttttcctttcctctgaGAACTTCTGGCATCCTCTCCCTGGTTCTTAA